A section of the Methanococcus vannielii SB genome encodes:
- a CDS encoding pantoate kinase codes for MFIPSHITGFFKVTRHENLLKTGSTGAGITLNKGVTTKLINGSGNVYFNDEKIDLCPSNDVIKYLDLKGKLKHDILYNSDFPLGCGMGTSGCCALGSAHELKNAYDLKFTENNELLTELELLKISHKSEVRCNTGLGDVIAQHTKGFVIRKGPGFPINVESIKINNLNDYYVLVDIFGKKETDTIINNSEWVEKINATSDELLGKLLNKPTLENFMELSYYFAKNTGLASDEVLELCSDLKFTVGASQAMLGNALFCICKKEELNDALSILSKPVVCKIYC; via the coding sequence ATGTTTATACCCTCACACATTACAGGCTTTTTCAAAGTAACTAGGCATGAAAATTTACTAAAAACCGGATCAACTGGTGCTGGAATCACATTAAACAAAGGAGTGACCACAAAACTTATTAATGGTTCTGGAAACGTCTATTTTAACGACGAAAAAATAGATTTATGTCCTTCAAACGACGTTATAAAATATTTGGATTTAAAAGGAAAATTAAAACATGATATTTTATATAATTCTGATTTTCCTTTGGGCTGCGGCATGGGAACATCGGGTTGTTGCGCACTTGGTTCTGCACATGAACTTAAAAATGCGTACGACTTGAAATTTACTGAAAATAATGAACTATTAACTGAATTAGAACTTTTAAAAATTTCACATAAATCCGAAGTTAGATGTAATACTGGACTTGGGGACGTTATTGCACAGCATACAAAAGGCTTTGTAATTCGAAAAGGCCCAGGTTTTCCAATAAATGTTGAAAGCATAAAAATTAATAATTTAAATGACTATTATGTTTTAGTAGATATATTTGGAAAAAAAGAAACTGATACGATAATAAATAATTCTGAATGGGTGGAAAAAATAAACGCTACATCGGATGAATTACTTGGAAAATTGTTAAATAAACCAACACTTGAAAATTTTATGGAACTTTCATATTACTTTGCAAAAAATACTGGACTTGCATCTGATGAAGTATTGGAATTATGTAGTGATTTAAAATTTACGGTTGGCGCATCTCAGGCAATGCTTGGAAATGCACTTTTTTGCATATGTAAAAAAGAAGAATTAAACGACGCTTTATCGATACTTTCAAAACCAGTAGTGTGTAAAATTTACTGCTAA